The region CCAATCCGCAGGCAGCGGCACATATTGCGATTGGGCTTCACGGTTGCGCACGCCCTCAGCATCCAGCGCGAAGGGAACGATGACGAGAATGCGGGTCATTGGCTACCCTCCAGATAGGCCGCACCGGCAGCACCGATAGCGCGGATCATGTCATGCTTGGGCGACAGCGGTGTCGGCCATGTCGCCTTGCTGTGGGTGAGGTTCAGGTCGAGCGCAATCGATGCCAGCTTGTAGGTAAGAGGACCGGGATTGATGACGGGAACGCCGATGCGGGCGGAGAGCCAGGAATGTGCCTCGTGCATGGTCGTGGAGCCTAGGATCAGCACCTGCGCGCCATCCTCCTCAACGCATTTTTTGGCGGCTTCCAGCAGAAGCGGAAAGACCTCGTCTTCCTTACCGGCAAGCAGGCTCTTATTGTCAGGCGTCACGCCAATCGAGCGCATCGAGGCACATTTATGCTCCATGCCAAGCTCGCCGAGCGTTTTGGTGTAGAGCATTTTCCAGCGATCCCACATCATCAGGATCGAGAACTTGTCGCCCAGCATCTGCGCCATCAGCATGGAATGGCGACCCGGCGCGATGACAGGGATGGTCAGAACGGAACGCAGCATCGACATGCCGCTATCGGACATGGTGTCGATGCAGACGGCGTCGAAGCCCTCCTTCTCGGCATCGAGCCCGGCGTCGAGGATCGAGAAATCGGCCAGCGCCATATCGTGCTGGCTCGAATAATTCTTCGGCCCAACCCTCACCGAGCGATAGTGAAACTCGATGCCGGGGCCGAGATCGACCGCCTTCATCTGCGCTTGCCTGCGGGCGAGATCGTCCTGCCCCATGGGAAACGGTACGATGACCATGACCTTTTTCATCATGTCCTCCTCTTGTTTTTCAGCTTTCGGAAGCAATCCGGGCGGCGGTAATGCCAGCCAAGCGGCCAAAGGCGGTCGCCGTCAAAAGACCATTGCCGGAGAGATATCCGTAATTGGAATCGCCAGACACGCCGCGTGCTGCACCACCACCCGCCATAAGGTTCGGCAAAACAGTGCCATCTTCGCGCAGCACCCGCGCCTCTGCATTTATGACCAGCCCGCCTTGCGTGTGGAACAATGCGCCGTTGACCTTGACCGCATAATAAGGCGCGCTCAGCACCTGATCTGGCGGAAAGCTTCGCCCGAAACGATCGTGCTCGCCGGTCCGTGCGCAGGTTTCGATGGCCTCGAGCTCCTCGCGGATGGCGGCAAGCGAAAGGCCCGTGACGGAGGCAAGTTCTTCCAGACTGTTTGCCGTCTTGATGGCACCCAGCTTGCGGATTTCACGGTAGTCGTAAAAGCCCATCCCAGCCTCATCGCCCTTGGAATCATAGATGTCCCAAGCGATGTGGTCAGGTTGCGAAGCGACTTCAGCGGCGTGTTCGGAATAGCCGCGCATCTCGTTGGAGAAACGCTGGCCTTGCATGTTGAGAAGAATGCCGCCCTTGGTGATGACAGCCCATGTCAATGGCAAGGCGTGCGGATAAGCGACGGACCCATGGCCCTGATAGGCGGCCATGTCAGCGACGGCAGCGCCGATCTCCAGCCCCCATTTCACCGCATCGCCCGTGTTGGAGAGGTGGCCGCAGCACTCGGCATCGGCAATCTCAGGGATGTATTGCTGCACGAGCGCGACATCTCCTGCAAAGCCGCAGGAGGCAAGAACGAGTGCCTTGCAGCCCAACATTTCCAGCGCGCCATCGGGACGACGGAAACGGACGCCTGTTACACGACCCGTCGCATCCACGTAGAGGTCTTCGACCGACGCATGTGTCACGACATCGATATCGGCGTTGGACACAGCAGCGAGAAGCGACTGCTCCAGATCGGCACCGGTCCGGCTTTTCGGGCCATGCATGCGAAGGCGCGAGTGGCCGGGATAGGTGAACCCCGTGACCAGTTCGAACTCCACCTTATGCGTAGCCATCAACCAGTCGATCATCGGACCTGCGGTTTTTGCAGCGACCAGCGCCATATCGTGCGGCGTGTGGTCATGGGTCTTGGCGACCAGATCTTGCGCGAAAAGTTCCGGACTGTCCTCAATGCCCGCTTCCTTCTGCAACTTTGTGCAGGGCGCAGGAATTAGACCAGCGGACAGGGAGGTGGACCCAGTG is a window of Agrobacterium vaccinii DNA encoding:
- a CDS encoding FAD-dependent oxidoreductase, which codes for MAVLSAEGVTFDFEMPVVVVGAGACGLVAALAAHDAGQEVMVLERDENPTGSTSLSAGLIPAPCTKLQKEAGIEDSPELFAQDLVAKTHDHTPHDMALVAAKTAGPMIDWLMATHKVEFELVTGFTYPGHSRLRMHGPKSRTGADLEQSLLAAVSNADIDVVTHASVEDLYVDATGRVTGVRFRRPDGALEMLGCKALVLASCGFAGDVALVQQYIPEIADAECCGHLSNTGDAVKWGLEIGAAVADMAAYQGHGSVAYPHALPLTWAVITKGGILLNMQGQRFSNEMRGYSEHAAEVASQPDHIAWDIYDSKGDEAGMGFYDYREIRKLGAIKTANSLEELASVTGLSLAAIREELEAIETCARTGEHDRFGRSFPPDQVLSAPYYAVKVNGALFHTQGGLVINAEARVLREDGTVLPNLMAGGGAARGVSGDSNYGYLSGNGLLTATAFGRLAGITAARIASES
- a CDS encoding aspartate/glutamate racemase family protein codes for the protein MKKVMVIVPFPMGQDDLARRQAQMKAVDLGPGIEFHYRSVRVGPKNYSSQHDMALADFSILDAGLDAEKEGFDAVCIDTMSDSGMSMLRSVLTIPVIAPGRHSMLMAQMLGDKFSILMMWDRWKMLYTKTLGELGMEHKCASMRSIGVTPDNKSLLAGKEDEVFPLLLEAAKKCVEEDGAQVLILGSTTMHEAHSWLSARIGVPVINPGPLTYKLASIALDLNLTHSKATWPTPLSPKHDMIRAIGAAGAAYLEGSQ